In the genome of Pontibacillus halophilus JSM 076056 = DSM 19796, one region contains:
- the hemB gene encoding porphobilinogen synthase, with protein MNELHFKRHRRLRTSESMRSLVRETHLQKEDLIYPIFVVEGEKVKNEVSSMPGVYQVSLDYLTEQMNELEDLGIRGVIVFGVPKEKDEIGTQAYCETGIVQEAIRQIKRDHQSLTVIADTCLCQYTDHGHCGVVRDGVVENDESLELLVQTAISQAKAGADIIAPSNMMDGFVAAIRKGLDEAGFVHVPIMSYAVKYASSFYGPFRDAAHSSPQFGDRKEYQMDPANRLEAIREAESDVEEGADFLIVKPSLAYLDVMREVKDRFNLPLVAYNVSGEYSMIKAAAANGWVNEREIVLEKLTSMKRAGADLIITYFAKDAARYISE; from the coding sequence ATGAATGAACTACATTTCAAACGCCACCGACGTCTACGTACAAGCGAATCCATGCGTTCTCTTGTACGAGAGACACATTTGCAGAAGGAAGATTTAATCTATCCAATCTTCGTAGTCGAAGGGGAGAAAGTTAAGAACGAAGTGTCCTCTATGCCAGGGGTGTATCAAGTATCTCTAGACTACTTAACCGAGCAGATGAACGAATTAGAAGACTTAGGGATTCGTGGTGTGATTGTATTTGGTGTGCCTAAAGAGAAGGATGAGATCGGGACACAAGCCTATTGCGAGACAGGCATTGTTCAAGAAGCCATTCGCCAAATTAAACGTGATCATCAAAGTCTGACTGTTATTGCAGATACTTGCCTTTGTCAATACACGGATCATGGGCACTGTGGTGTCGTTCGAGATGGGGTTGTAGAAAATGATGAATCCTTGGAACTTCTCGTACAAACAGCTATCAGTCAAGCGAAAGCTGGAGCGGATATTATCGCTCCTTCCAACATGATGGATGGATTTGTAGCGGCAATTCGGAAAGGCCTTGATGAAGCAGGATTTGTTCATGTACCAATCATGTCTTATGCCGTTAAATACGCTTCCTCTTTCTATGGACCATTCCGCGATGCAGCTCATAGTTCTCCTCAATTTGGAGACCGTAAGGAGTACCAAATGGACCCTGCGAATCGTCTAGAGGCCATTCGTGAAGCTGAATCAGATGTGGAAGAAGGAGCGGACTTCCTGATTGTGAAACCATCACTTGCCTATCTAGATGTGATGCGTGAAGTGAAAGATCGCTTCAACCTTCCTCTTGTTGCGTACAACGTAAGTGGGGAATATTCCATGATTAAGGCAGCTGCAGCAAATGGTTGGGTAAATGAGCGTGAAATCGTCTTGGAGAAATTAACGTCAATGAAGCGTGCAGGTGCCGATTTAATTATTACGTACTTTGCTAAAGATGCAGCACGTTATATAAGTGAATAA